The Sorghum bicolor cultivar BTx623 chromosome 6, Sorghum_bicolor_NCBIv3, whole genome shotgun sequence genome contains the following window.
AGTCCACCTCtcttgttcttcttcctcctgacCTGAAGATGCTCTCAGCTTTTCAGGGTTTAGCCCTGCACGTCACTTTTGTTATGCTGCTCACATGGGGAGGAGTCAGAACTCATCACAGAGCTCACAAAAATGGCCAGAAAGCCTCTCGTCGAAAGCAGCACGGGATCGGCAAATAATTGCTGCATGGGACGGGGGCATGGCGCAGTCCGCAGTCGTTTGATCCACAGGGGAAGGGAAAGGTTCCATTTCCATTTTCCATTCCGTGGCTTATCCGGATTTACAGCAGTAACTAACAGCGGAGGCAGTGGAGCTGCTGCACTGCACATGCCAAGTTCACATGAATCACAGACACACTAGGGACACGTGGAGCCCCCCCTCTCTCTGACCTGTCGTTTGTAAACCTCTGCCTACATGGATGCAATGCAAGACCGAGCGAGGCTAATTGGAAACCAATCCCATGCATCATTTGGACATGGAATTCAGCTTCCGGTGTTTCATTCATTGCAATCAGCCATACTACTGTCCAAACGAAAACCCATGATTTGTGGATGCCTGGGCCAATGCCGCCAGCGACAGCCAGAGAAACATGCTTTGATAAAAAAACTGTTGTGTTGTGTCCTACTACAAACAAAAGATTCTTTCCAGGCAGGCAATTACAATGCGATAACTACTGCTCAGAGAGAGGGAAGAATTCCTCAAACCGAGAGCCCCTCCTTGTCTGATTGTTCTAACGGTCACTCTTGCCGTTGGAATGCGCCCAAACTAGGCTCTTACTGGTCCGGGCACTATTTGCTGACAAAAAAGTGTGCCGTCCAACTTTCAATTAGCCTCGAGGACTCTGCTGCGCTCGAGACAGTCTTTCTCCCATGCCGTGGGTTTGTGCACCAAACAATCATTTGTAGTGGCCCGTCCCAAGGTTATGGATTCCCTGTCAATGTGCTGTGCATTCAGGATTGTCATGAGCTAGCTGTTTcatttgacgaacagagctctGCTGCATGCCTGCATTGGATTGGAGGACGACACTGCCTCTTTCTCTGTCACTGAGACAGATGGGACATAGTACAATGCTGGCTAACAAAGTAACAATCCTGCTAATTACTCCCAAACAGATGCTTCTGCAGAGCCATTCATGGGTGTGAGGTAAGCTGCAGGTCATGGACATGGACGTTAACAAAACACCGTAACTGCACTATATCCCATGTTTTGGCCTTTCAACACCAACACCCTATCGTTATCTTGCAAGAGACAATAATAACGGGACCAGAACCCGGTAGCAGGACAAAAAACGTCAGTTTGCAATAGAATAGTACCATGCTAATCATAAACATCAGTTGCAATACTAGATTACAAAAACATGCCATGGATATGTTTGACCACCAACCAAAGATGTCCACAACAGTCCACATGACTACTAGGAGACATGGAAAATGAGATTTGGACTCATGGGCTCATGGCATTAACTGAATGAACTAACAATAATCAAACATGTGAGAACGGATGGACCATATACACTCATCATCAAGCTGCTTCTGAAGGCGTCATTGGTGATGCCCGGCCAAGGGCAAGCATGATGGCCAGCAAGTTGGACCACGGTGTTTAAGGGTCACCAGTGTTTGAACTTTGATTGAAGCCAATAAATGGTCTGAGGGCACACATGCAGTAGTACGccaaggcctcgtttagttccaaaatattttgcaaaatcgatacggtagctttttcgtttgtatttgacaaatattatccaatcatagactaactagcctCAAAAGTTTCGttacgtcaatttcgaccaaactgtgcaattagtttttatttttatctatatttaatacttcatgcatgtgtctaaagatttgatgtgacgggaaatctaaaaaattttgtaaaattttttggaaactaaacaaggcccaaatcaaATGGCTAGAGGAAGTGATCAATTCAATGACCTCGGCTAGGCTTTCGTACCCGCTACTCATACGTACGAGTATGTCAATCTGCAGAGACCAGAGAGGAACACACAGATCGCTCACATTtccaaggccgtgtttagttgcgGAAGacctactttcgtttgtttgtggtaattattgtccaactatggattaactaggcttaaaagattcgtcttgtaaatttcgaccaaactgtgcaattagtttttatttttatctatatttaatactcaatatatacgtctaaaaatttaatgtgatggagaatcttgaaaaattttaagttTTTGGGCAAGGCCCAAGTTTCACTACCAGTACATGGCGCGAGAACAGTCATCACAAAACCACAGTGAGGTCACCCACCAGTGTAACCGACGTGACACGGTGCATGCCTTGCCAACGCAAGGAGAGGAAACTTTGGTCAAATCTTGCGAATGCCGGAGCGGGTAGAGTAGAGGACAAAAGTATATTCAATTTTCATATTGGCAGTGGCAGCATCCGCCGTCCGGAaccggggccttgtttagttccaaaatattttgtaaaatggacactgtagttttttcgtttgtatttgacaaatattgtctaatcatggactaactaggctcaaaagatttgtctcatcaattccgaccaaactgtgcaattagtttttatttttgtctatatttagtacttaatgcatgtgtctaaagattcgatgtgacggagaatctgaaaaattttgcaaatttttttggaactaaacaaggccgaggtGCGTGAGCGCATGATGACATGAGATGGGCCGGCGCGGTGAAAGTGAAAAATGCCAAGACACGGGCATGCAGGGCACGAGCACGGGCCACGATCACGACGCTGACACAGAAAGATGTGGCGGTGCCGGTGCAGCAGCAGTCTCTCTTCTCGCCCCATGATCCCTCCGTGCTGTAACGACTGCGGCCGGGACTGCTTGCGTGCTGCGTGGTGCTACACCTAGGGACCTCTGTTTGACCACCTTAGTTTATACGGAGTGCTGGTAGTACTATTTGGAGCTTTGGACTGTGGGGGCGGTAAAGGTGCACACATCTCGAGGAAAGAGATTAGCTTTCTTAATCTCTGttgttagggcactcacaatgcagactctatcatagagtctaaagtcatttattacctcgaacaatgtagacttagagtctaaataagacttggagtcttattttttctatctctttcttcaataaatatgctgccacatcatcaaaataccataaataatgtgtaattaattgtcttgaactctatgatagagtcttgcattgtgagtgcccttatggtAGTATGCTGATAGGAGTAGTATATCAGTACAGTACTACTCATGTGAAGTGCTAAAAGGAGGAGTGAAGATAACTTTGTGAAAAATATAGTAAAAAGGCTTGTGTGATTTTTTTGAACTTAAGGCttgtgtgattttttttttgaaattaggCTTGTGTGATTTACTACTACTGATAAAGGCCGAGCACCGTAAAGAGGATGAACACTTTCTGTGTACAGGCCGAGCAAAATGTTGCCACTGTTGACTAATTAACGTTGTTTGTACGAATCCTAGTTCTCTAGGTGCACAGCAGCACATGGACGAGTTTCTAGCGGGTACTCGTTGCGTGTGGTCAGGTCATGTGACGAGACACTTGTATTTCCATGGAGGAAAGAAAAGTAAAGCTTTTCTGGAAAGAAATTTCTCATGGTCATGGCTAGAGAAAAAGCGAGAAACTGACTTGTGGACTCCTGTCTAGCGTCTACTACTTGTCTAGTAGCATAAGCTCATGAATGGAGACATGACATCGCGTTGCTAGTAGATCGTTGATCTCTGGTCACTGGTCTTTGGACCTCTGGTGCCCACTGCCCAGTGCTCTCCACTCTccttctccctccctcccctcctctctcttcACTCTTCAGTCTTCAGTCTTCACCCCCTTGTTTGTCGCTGGCCACTCGTCGCACCCTCCTCGGCAGgccagcagcagccagcagcaaGGAAGAATGGAGTACGAGAGGATTCATCAGAAAGCTCAGGTATGCGCTCTACGCGAAGCCGCAAACCAGTGCGGTAGCTGGTTTGATCCGACCTAGTACTTCACTTTCTGTTGCTTGCTACTCAATTTGCTTCCAAGTTCGTCAAGTGAAATGTCACTCTTGCCTGGCTGCCATTTCTTTCCGTCTCTTCTCCCCCTCTCCTCGAGAATATTATGTTCCTGCGTGTTGGTATGCTCATCTGTTTCATTTTCAGGCTATTTTCCTGAAACTTGAAGGATGCTGTAAGTGGGTAGAGTTTTGAATGCCAATAGCTGAGTATAATGTTTCTGGTTTAGAGAGCTTCCGGTCAATCTGCCTTCTCAATGGAGGCGAAACCCCCAAAATCCAGCTCTGAATACACCCTATTTCCTTATGAGCAAAAGCATCTTTCGGAGGCAGTGAGTGAATGCGTAGCTAGAATGCTTATTCTGCAGGATTCACCGTTGGTACAGTATATCCTAGTATTAGGCATGGCATTTACGATGGCTTAATTAATTTTGCAGcatttttaattatttttttacatCTTGTTCCAGGTTAACATATAGCAGTACCCTTCCACAGTTCAACACTAAATTTCAGTATTGCCTCATCTCGCAGTTCTTTTTCCCCCTCCAAATACCTCCCAGTTCTTCAGAGTAATAGAATGCCCTTTGGCCTACACCCACATTGACGTATttgcctcccccccccccccccccctccccctcctTTTTTTAAAAGTAACTACCTTGATTGTGAAATTGTAAGCTGGGGCTTTCATCATGGAAAAAAGACTTACAGCTTTGAGGTTGCTGCAGCCTGGTGCTCTTTCCCCAACAAAGCTAAGGATGAAGATTATGGGAGCCCACAATCGAGTTAGAGTCATCACCAGCAATTCATCATCGCGAACGTCGCCTGCAAAAAACATCGAGGCTTCACAAGCGCAGAACAGGCTACTAGTCTGTGATGTTCTCGAAGAAGGTACAGACGAATTGGCCATTGATTGGATTAGTTACCCTTTTCCCCTGACTTAGTCAATAACTCATCTGTCTTGTTCCGTAACCAGTTTCAGACAGCACATCAGATGGCACCAAACACCCTTCGGCAGTCAACAAAACTGAAGCCGTGGAAAAGGATTCAGCAGTGGACAGCAATAAAGTTCAGAACATTTCCAAGAGTTCAGTTCCTCAACCAGCAACAGGCAGCTCTAGCATGATACACCCAGTGAGACCTGTGGAAGAAGACAGTACCGAATGTGACAGTGGTCTTGACAATGCTAGCACTAGTAGCTTTGAGTTCCATGGAGTTGAGAAGACAGCGACGCAGAATCCAGCACATGGGTATTTATCTAGACAGACTTCCATTTCCTCCAAGTGGAATGATGCAGAGAAATGGATCGTGAACCGGCAGAATGTTAACCAGAACATCACCAAGGGCACAGCACAGAACCAGACAGTAAACCAGATGAACTCTGCTGCAGCCAGGGGCGCCATTGTGCCCAAAATTTCTGGTCGTCCTGTGCAGAAAATGAAGAGGGTGAATCCAGCTTTGTCTGCTCCGCGCAGCATATTAGAGAGGTTATCGTTTGCTTCGTATCAGCCTAAGTTGGTTAGGCATGCAGATGTCTGTCCAGTTAGTAATGCTAGTGCTAACTCAGAGTGTCACAAGGCAACTGATACTGGTTCATCAATTGAAATGAAGCCCTGCAATGAAGCAAACGGTAActcttttttcttattttggCCAGAAGTTAACTGTAGCATGAAAAAAAGTATAGCATATTGAAGTTCAAACCTTATGTCTTCAAAACTGACACTGATTTGAACGTGTGAATTGTTACACGCAGCTATTCCAGCAGTTCAGTCAGTGTCCGTGAGAGATGTGGGCACAGAAATGACTCCAATACCTAGCCAGGAACCTTCAAGAACTGGAACTCCACTCGGGTCAAGGACACCAACTCGAAGCCCTAATTGTTCGATACCCTCAACACCTGTAGGAGGGAGGTCAATAGCATCTCCTGGAGAAGAATGCACAGATGATGGTCCATATTTCAACAGAAAAGGTGTCGCACATGCAAATGAATTGTCAGATACTGAAACGAGGCTTAAAACAAGGCAAGAAATTGCTGCTCTTGGTATACAGCTAGGAAAGATGAACATTGCTACATGGGCCAGCAAAGAAGAGCTAGAACTAGTCTCTGCGGCACCAAGCATTGCTGATTTGGAGCGCATGAAGAAGGAATATGCTGCTCGTGCTGCATCATATGAGGAGGCAGAAAACACTAAACATACAGCAAGGTATTATTTCTCCGAAATATTTTATCATTCTTGTTGGTTTTATCTGCTATTGACTTACAAAGAGaactaaaaaactaaaaaaggtCTTAGATCTTGGTCTTGTTCATTTCATCTTGTAATGGAGATTGTATTCCTCAGATTCAAAAAAGAAGAGGTGAAGATTGAAGCTTGGGAGAGTCGTCAAAGAGGAAAAATTGAATCCGAAATGAGAAGAATAGAGGTATTGACTCTTCTTTTAAAAAATGGACTGTACCTGGCTTTCTCTGCCTACAATTCTTACTCAAAATTTGAATGCAATGATCTTTCATATGATGTTTTCAATGGAACAATCTTGCATACTATGATATTTTGAATTTAATAATTTGGATGTGGTAGTAACATAGAAAAACACTTTATGACAGGAACATGCTGAGAGAATGAGAAGCGAGGCCATGGCAAAGATGGCAGAAAAGCTAGAGATGACACGCCGCATTGCTGAAGAGAAACGAGCTTCAGCCAATGCCAAAATGAACCAGCAAGCAGCAATAGCAGTTCAGAAGGCCGAGAAGATTCGCCAAACAGGACGAGTTCCAGGATCAAGTATCCTATGCTGCAGTGGCTGCTTCTGTGGACCTTATTAGTAGATAGTAGTATTCGACAACTAGTATTGGTTTGGGATAATAGTGGTGGGAAATCTGAATTCCACCCTCTAGAAGTCAGCATTCCTTGATTTTAGCATGAAAGAGGAATGTCTGAGGTATTCAGATGCAAACACATTCTTGTTTGTCTTGTATGTAAATTATTCCAGTGTTTTTAACTTGGTCAGTGTAGAAGGTACCTCCAGCTGATCCTTGGTCAATGAAGAAAAGTCCTAAATGGGTATGCATAGCAGTGGTTCACTGCCTAGAACCACGGTCGTCAGCCCGTGCTAGtgcctgttcgcttgagctaatctgtcagttttttttttcacaagAAATTAGCGAATACTTTTGATCATGACTTATCAGCCTGCCAAAGGTTGGCCTGTACAAATAGTGCAATATTAGAAATAAAACAGCTAGATCGACTCGATTGCTCCGGCCCCGCCGAGCTGCTCGGATCCGGCGGTGTCGTCCCGGATCAGCCGGCGCGCAGGTCGGCAGGTACACAGCCACAGTCGTCAGCGAATCCGACTCCTTCCTTCTCTCAGATATCGATTGCAGATCAAGTTCGGAATCAGATTTGATTTTTTCCCCTCTATAAATTTCCTAATGCTTGGGTTTGTATCTGCAGAAGATCTATCTATCCACAAGCACTCCAACCCCCAGGGATGTCTACTAAGCGTCGATGGCAGGGCGGCGGTGACGACGGAGGCAGGAAGAGGTCCTTCTGAAACAGAGGTTGCACAGAGCGTTTCATTCAGATTGGATCCTAAATGATGATTTTCCATGAGCACACTACTTAATTAAGTAATTAATAATCTTTACCAACGTTTACTAGTGGATAGACCAAAATCAAGCAGCTATATCCTGAACTGAAATGGATGTTTGGGTAGTTGAAAAATGGATGATGATGCAGAGTTACTTCTGAAGATCTACTAGCTGCGTACACCGCAGAGATGCGGAATACGCCAATAGCCTATGATAAGCTCAGTTGATTCCTAGATGGTTGTAGTTCACACACTTCACAGATCAGAGCTCAATCTTTGGCCCATGTGTAATGTTGGATGTTGCTGCCCCATGGTTCCCGTTGATCTTGACAGCAAGGTTGGCCTGCAGATTTGTAATGATGCTCAGCTTAAGAAATCTTAATACAAGCTCGAAAGCATTTGGATGCATGCTGAAATGGTGTTAAAAATGCGGCACTAAAACATGACTCATCAACCAGGCTTAAGTGCTTGCCTCCTTATTAGTCAAGGATGCAGCGGTACGATCCTATAGAACAGATCCTGTTCAAGTAAGGTCGTGCTGTGGGGCTCGAAAACTGAACTTTTAAGCTAGCTTCTACTCATGTGAGCAACCGAGGTGGTACTAATCGGTGGGAGTGGCCAGCATATTGTGTACTGGGCCTGGCCATCGAACCCATCGAGGCTGCATAGCTTGGTTAAGTGTTGATGCCTCAGCTGAAGGAAAAAAAGGAAAGATATGATAAGCTCAGCTGGTCCTTAGATGGTTGTAGTTCTCACTTCACATAGCTCAGTCTTTGGCCCATGTGCAATGCTGGATGCTGCTGCCCCATGGTTGCCATTGATCTTGACAGCATGGTTGGCCTGCAGATTTGTCATCATGCTCAGCTTAGGGAAATCTTGATACAAGCTCGAAAGCATTTGGGTAATGCTGGTTTGCTAAACTATTAGTAAGTACACACTGCACTCACCTTTTAGTCGCCTGCAGAATTGTAGTTTCTGCATAGTGTCTCCTTCTGAAATTGCCTTGGCCTACTATAATGGTTGCTGAACTGAATTTCGCATTTACTGAATAACTCAATTTTGCAGAATTGAGACCTCTCGTTTATTCCTGAAGTTACTATGGTATACTGTAACGTCGTTCTGTGCTTTCACTCAAAATGATCCATCTATGGTCGCTTGACAACACAGTTACACAAGTCATCAACGGTGGTTGAATCAGCAAGACAGCAAGAAGTGAGCTTGTGCTTTGTGTCTCGTGTTTTCAGTGCTGAGCCTGTTCACTTGCTTATCAGACGAATTTGTCAGCCATCCAGCAGTTTTTTTCTcccacaacaaatcagccaataATAATATCTTGCATGTGATTGATCACAATGTAGTAAAGAGAAGTTTTGGTTAGTGTCTTGTTTTTTTCGTTTTTATGTTTGACTTTGTTTCCTGGGATAGTGTGCCCGTTCGTTTGTTTTATAAGTCGTACTTTTCCTATCAGCCAACCGTATTTTTCGCTCGtaataaatcaacgaacagtATTTTCACCTATGACTTTTAGACCAGCGAACAGGCTCGCAAGTATATACATTGCAGATATCTGAATGGCACTCTAGGCAACTGCAATTTTTTTCTTAACATACTGGTCATAAGGTTTAAATGGGCAATTCATATTGTTGGTAGGTGAATGTCAGTGGCATTGGTGGTCTAAACAGTTTTGACTCAAGGGCTAAGTAGGAGCTAGATGCAAGGGCTAAGTAGGAGCTAGATGTCTTTTTAATGATATTGTAGATATGGAGTTAGGAACATtctaagggcactcccaatgcaatactctatcacagagtcaagacaattaattatatattatttatggtattttgctgatgtgacagcatatttattgaaaaaagatgtagaaaaaataagactccaagtcttatttagactctaagtccacattgttcgaggtaataaataattttagactccatgatagagtctgcattgtgagtgccctaatcgTTTCTCTTGGTAAAAGGGGAAGGGAACTAGGAATGTACGACCATCTTTGATAACAAAGCTTGTTTGATGATTTGGAATGCTCGAAATGGGATCGTCTTTGATAAGCTTGTTCACTTGCTGACTGGAAAGCTGCACTCGGAGGAGGAACTTGGCTTGGTGTGTATCAAGGCTATAAGAAAAGCTTCTCAAACCCTCTTAACTTGTGGAGAGAACCGTCTGTAattattctttctttttctctggGCTTTGCATGCCTGGTAAGTTGTACAGTTATTTGTTTATACTATTTCTGTACTTATTTTtattaacaaaaaaaaaggtaGAGAGCCTCCCTGCCGATTTTGGCCCTATTTGGTTCTTTGTGCTAAAATTTAGCCCCTATATCCTATCAAATGTTTAAACacttgcatggagtattaaataaaataactaAAATATACAAATTAAGATTAGTTCATGAGATGAAC
Protein-coding sequences here:
- the LOC8074723 gene encoding uncharacterized protein LOC8074723 isoform X1; this encodes MEYERIHQKAQPGALSPTKLRMKIMGAHNRVRVITSNSSSRTSPAKNIEASQAQNRLLVCDVLEEVSDSTSDGTKHPSAVNKTEAVEKDSAVDSNKVQNISKSSVPQPATGSSSMIHPVRPVEEDSTECDSGLDNASTSSFEFHGVEKTATQNPAHGYLSRQTSISSKWNDAEKWIVNRQNVNQNITKGTAQNQTVNQMNSAAARGAIVPKISGRPVQKMKRVNPALSAPRSILERLSFASYQPKLVRHADVCPVSNASANSECHKATDTGSSIEMKPCNEANAIPAVQSVSVRDVGTEMTPIPSQEPSRTGTPLGSRTPTRSPNCSIPSTPVGGRSIASPGEECTDDGPYFNRKGVAHANELSDTETRLKTRQEIAALGIQLGKMNIATWASKEELELVSAAPSIADLERMKKEYAARAASYEEAENTKHTARFKKEEVKIEAWESRQRGKIESEMRRIEEHAERMRSEAMAKMAEKLEMTRRIAEEKRASANAKMNQQAAIAVQKAEKIRQTGRVPGSSILCCSGCFCGPY
- the LOC8074723 gene encoding uncharacterized protein LOC8074723 isoform X2; its protein translation is MKIMGAHNRVRVITSNSSSRTSPAKNIEASQAQNRLLVCDVLEEVSDSTSDGTKHPSAVNKTEAVEKDSAVDSNKVQNISKSSVPQPATGSSSMIHPVRPVEEDSTECDSGLDNASTSSFEFHGVEKTATQNPAHGYLSRQTSISSKWNDAEKWIVNRQNVNQNITKGTAQNQTVNQMNSAAARGAIVPKISGRPVQKMKRVNPALSAPRSILERLSFASYQPKLVRHADVCPVSNASANSECHKATDTGSSIEMKPCNEANAIPAVQSVSVRDVGTEMTPIPSQEPSRTGTPLGSRTPTRSPNCSIPSTPVGGRSIASPGEECTDDGPYFNRKGVAHANELSDTETRLKTRQEIAALGIQLGKMNIATWASKEELELVSAAPSIADLERMKKEYAARAASYEEAENTKHTARFKKEEVKIEAWESRQRGKIESEMRRIEEHAERMRSEAMAKMAEKLEMTRRIAEEKRASANAKMNQQAAIAVQKAEKIRQTGRVPGSSILCCSGCFCGPY